In Methanosarcina barkeri MS, a single window of DNA contains:
- a CDS encoding 2-amino-3,7-dideoxy-D-threo-hept-6-ulosonate synthase, translated as MSDIGKKIRIERLMNRESRNMVIIPMDHGISDGPIDGLINITDTVNKVAEGGANAVLMQKGMVKYGHRGYGHDIGLIVHISGSSSLSPDPNAKVQVCTVEEVIKMGADAVSMHINIGSETEADQLEQLGKISKDCTEWGMPLLTMMYPRGKKITNPHDPVNVAHAARIGAELGADVVKTVYTGDPDSFRDVVRGCPVPVVIAGGPKTSTDQELLEMIDGAMEAGARGAAIGRNVFQHKDPVRLTRAICEIVHHRRPVEEALEQLK; from the coding sequence ATGTCAGATATCGGTAAAAAGATACGGATAGAAAGGCTGATGAACCGGGAAAGCAGAAACATGGTCATTATTCCCATGGACCATGGGATCTCAGACGGGCCTATTGACGGGCTTATCAATATCACTGATACGGTGAATAAAGTTGCCGAAGGAGGAGCAAACGCCGTCCTTATGCAGAAAGGAATGGTAAAATACGGACACAGGGGATACGGCCACGACATAGGTCTTATCGTGCATATAAGTGGTTCTTCTTCCCTTAGCCCGGACCCCAATGCCAAAGTGCAGGTCTGTACAGTAGAGGAAGTAATTAAGATGGGAGCTGATGCCGTTTCCATGCATATAAATATAGGCTCTGAAACCGAAGCTGACCAGCTTGAACAGCTCGGGAAAATTTCCAAAGACTGTACGGAATGGGGTATGCCTCTTCTTACTATGATGTACCCAAGAGGTAAAAAGATCACAAATCCGCACGACCCTGTAAATGTAGCACATGCTGCAAGGATCGGGGCCGAGCTCGGCGCTGATGTTGTAAAAACAGTATACACTGGAGATCCTGATAGCTTTAGAGACGTTGTCAGAGGCTGTCCTGTACCTGTAGTTATTGCAGGAGGACCTAAAACCTCAACGGATCAAGAACTCCTGGAGATGATTGACGGAGCGATGGAAGCCGGAGCCAGAGGTGCTGCGATTGGAAGAAATGTTTTCCAGCACAAGGATCCTGTTAGACTCACCCGGGCCATTTGCGAAATCGTACATCATAGAAGGCCTGTAGAAGAAGCCCTCGAACAGCTAAAGTGA
- a CDS encoding GMP synthase subunit A encodes MKELKILVVNNYGQFCHLIHRAVRDLDMDTKIIPNTTPIEDILAEEPDGLILSGGPEMDRAGLCFDYVRKIDLPILGICLGHQAIALAYGGHVHAGKKGGYAEVEIEVLEEDDILRGLGPKATVWASHADEVAVLPEGFIHLARSDICEVEAMRHPTKPIYGVQWHPEVSHTEKGEELLTNFLEICEKY; translated from the coding sequence ATGAAAGAGCTGAAAATTCTTGTTGTAAATAACTACGGACAATTTTGCCATCTCATTCACCGGGCTGTTCGAGATCTTGATATGGATACGAAAATAATTCCTAATACAACGCCAATTGAGGATATCCTGGCAGAGGAGCCGGACGGACTGATTCTGAGTGGTGGGCCGGAAATGGATAGGGCAGGTTTATGTTTCGATTACGTCCGGAAAATTGATCTTCCTATTCTTGGAATCTGTCTCGGGCATCAGGCAATTGCCCTAGCATATGGAGGACATGTTCATGCAGGGAAAAAAGGCGGGTATGCAGAGGTTGAGATAGAAGTGCTCGAAGAAGACGATATTCTGCGTGGACTCGGACCCAAGGCTACAGTGTGGGCTTCCCATGCAGATGAGGTTGCCGTTCTGCCTGAAGGCTTTATCCATCTTGCTCGGTCTGATATTTGTGAAGTTGAAGCTATGCGCCACCCAACAAAACCAATTTACGGTGTACAATGGCATCCTGAGGTTTCCCATACAGAGAAGGGAGAAGAACTGCTTACCAACTTCCTTGAAATTTGTGAAAAATATTAA
- a CDS encoding signal recognition particle protein Srp54 — protein MVMEKLGDSLQGALKKLIGAGRIDERTVNEVVKDIQRALLQADVNVKLVMGMSQRIKERAMKEAPPAGMNPREHVIRIVYQELMEIIGKGAEIQLKPQIIMMVGLQGSGKTTSTAKLARYFQRKGLKAGVVAADTFRPGAYQQLKTLCEKLNVAFYGEENNPDAVEITRNGLKALEKYDVKIVDTAGRHALESDLIEEMEQINAVAKPNHKFMVLDAGIGQQASQQAHAFNDSVGITGVIITKLDGTAKGGGALSAVSETKAPIAFIGVGETPEDFEKFEADRFISRLLGMGDLKSLMEKAEETLSEEDVNVEALMQGRFTLKDMYKQLEAMNKMGPLKQIMSMLPLGMGGMGGVKLSDEMFQATSDKMKNYKIIMDSMTEEEMNDPKLIGGSRIKRISRGSGCSPEEVRELLKYHKTMQTALKGFRGGKFNIQKMMKKRLGM, from the coding sequence ATGGTAATGGAAAAACTTGGAGACTCCTTACAGGGGGCGCTCAAGAAGCTGATCGGCGCGGGGCGAATTGATGAGCGTACGGTCAATGAAGTAGTAAAAGATATCCAGCGGGCTCTGCTCCAGGCCGATGTGAATGTAAAACTTGTTATGGGAATGTCCCAGAGAATCAAAGAGCGTGCAATGAAAGAAGCCCCTCCTGCAGGTATGAACCCGAGGGAGCACGTAATCCGCATCGTATACCAAGAATTGATGGAAATTATCGGCAAAGGAGCTGAAATTCAGCTCAAGCCGCAGATTATAATGATGGTGGGACTTCAGGGAAGCGGAAAAACTACCAGTACAGCAAAGCTTGCTCGTTACTTCCAGAGAAAAGGACTCAAAGCAGGAGTTGTCGCCGCAGATACCTTCCGACCTGGCGCATATCAACAGCTTAAAACTCTCTGTGAAAAACTCAATGTAGCTTTCTATGGAGAAGAAAACAATCCAGATGCTGTCGAAATCACCAGAAACGGACTCAAAGCCCTGGAAAAATACGACGTGAAAATTGTGGATACCGCAGGCCGGCATGCTCTTGAATCCGATCTGATAGAGGAGATGGAACAGATCAACGCCGTTGCCAAGCCAAACCACAAATTCATGGTGCTGGATGCAGGTATAGGACAGCAGGCAAGCCAGCAGGCGCATGCATTTAATGATTCCGTAGGAATTACAGGCGTTATCATAACAAAACTTGACGGTACTGCAAAAGGAGGCGGAGCCCTGTCTGCCGTTTCCGAAACAAAAGCTCCTATTGCCTTTATCGGCGTGGGGGAAACGCCGGAAGATTTTGAAAAATTCGAAGCTGACAGGTTCATTTCAAGGCTTCTTGGCATGGGAGACCTTAAAAGCCTAATGGAAAAGGCTGAAGAAACCCTTAGTGAAGAAGACGTAAATGTAGAGGCCCTGATGCAGGGGCGCTTCACCCTCAAGGATATGTACAAACAGCTTGAAGCCATGAACAAAATGGGCCCTCTTAAACAGATTATGTCCATGCTGCCACTGGGAATGGGCGGAATGGGAGGCGTTAAGCTCTCAGATGAGATGTTCCAGGCTACAAGTGACAAGATGAAGAATTACAAGATAATCATGGACTCAATGACAGAAGAAGAAATGAATGACCCCAAGCTCATAGGTGGCTCCAGGATCAAAAGAATTTCAAGAGGCTCAGGCTGCAGCCCTGAAGAAGTAAGGGAGCTTCTGAAATACCACAAAACCATGCAGACAGCTCTAAAAGGCTTCAGGGGTGGAAAGTTCAATATTCAGAAAATGATGAAGAAAAGACTCGGGATGTAA